A single genomic interval of Cytophagales bacterium harbors:
- the neuC gene encoding UDP-N-acetylglucosamine 2-epimerase (hydrolyzing): MKRKVCVVITARPSYSRIKTALQAINKHKDMELQLVVSTSALLERLGSIINYIKEDGFEIAAKVYNVIEGDNLTSMAKTTGLGMLELSNVFLNLSPDVVITVADRFETIATAIAAAYMNIPLVHVQGGEETGSIDDKVRHAITKLADFHFVSTHKAAEKVISMGEDPECVYHTGCPSIDLAKEILNDPALDFDPIKKYGGVGNEIDFSDGYIVVMQHPVTTEYEVAKVQALETLHAIKDINMPTFWFWPNIDAGSDGTSKAIRTFRELENPENIRFFKNMRSGDFLKLMYNCKCMVGNSSIGIRESSYMGVPIINIGTRQNNRERAGNVMDTGYNKNEIINAIGKQISNGKYEQSFIYGNGEAGENIADLL; this comes from the coding sequence ATGAAACGTAAAGTCTGTGTAGTAATAACCGCCCGGCCAAGTTATAGTAGAATTAAAACAGCGCTGCAGGCAATAAACAAGCACAAAGACATGGAACTTCAATTGGTTGTAAGCACCTCTGCTTTGCTTGAAAGATTAGGTTCAATTATCAACTATATTAAGGAAGACGGATTTGAGATTGCTGCCAAAGTTTATAACGTGATAGAGGGGGATAACCTAACGAGTATGGCAAAAACAACAGGATTGGGAATGTTGGAGCTATCAAATGTTTTTTTAAATCTTTCCCCTGATGTTGTAATAACCGTTGCTGATAGATTTGAGACCATAGCGACTGCCATAGCAGCCGCTTATATGAATATCCCTTTGGTTCACGTGCAGGGTGGGGAAGAAACAGGTTCCATAGATGATAAAGTGCGCCACGCAATTACTAAATTAGCAGATTTTCATTTTGTTTCAACGCATAAAGCTGCAGAAAAAGTGATAAGCATGGGTGAAGACCCGGAGTGTGTTTATCATACCGGCTGTCCTTCCATAGATCTGGCAAAGGAAATCCTTAATGATCCCGCACTGGACTTTGATCCTATTAAAAAATATGGAGGGGTGGGGAATGAAATAGATTTTTCTGATGGCTATATAGTTGTTATGCAGCATCCGGTTACCACCGAATATGAAGTTGCAAAGGTTCAGGCATTAGAAACTTTGCATGCAATAAAAGATATAAACATGCCCACTTTTTGGTTTTGGCCCAATATTGATGCCGGCTCTGATGGTACATCAAAGGCGATCAGAACTTTCAGGGAACTGGAAAATCCTGAGAATATACGGTTTTTTAAAAATATGCGTTCCGGTGATTTTCTGAAGCTGATGTATAATTGTAAATGCATGGTGGGTAATTCTTCTATCGGTATAAGGGAAAGCTCATATATGGGCGTGCCCATCATAAATATTGGTACACGTCAGAATAACAGGGAAAGAGCCGGCAATGTGATGGATACCGGTTATAATAAGAACGAAATAATAAATGCAATCGGGAAACAGATCTCAAACGGAAAATACGAACAAAGTTTTATATATGGGAATGGGGAGGCAGGGGAGAATATCGCTGATTTGCTT